Within the Pseudomonas mendocina genome, the region ACCCCGGCTTCCTGGGCGTTGAGGTGATAGTCCACGGCGCCGCAGCAGCCGGCTTCGCGGATCGGCGTGACGCTGATGCCGAGGCGATCCAGCACGCGTGCGCTGGCGGCATTGGTGTTGGGCGACAGCCCCGGTTGCACGCAGCCTTCGAGCATCAGCACGCGGCGTGTGTGCTGCGTGGTCGGGCGCGGCTTGGCCGGGCGAATCTCGCGCGGCAGCTTGGCCTTGAGTGCGGCCGGCAGCAGCGGGCGCAGGGCCAGACCGGTCTGGGTCAGCGCCTTGAACAGTGCCGGGCGCGGCACCACGGTGCGCAGGCCCTGGCGCAGCAGGCGCTCGTTCAGCGGTCGAGCTACCTGGCTTTCGGCGACTTCGCGGCCAATATCCAGCAGGTTGTGGTACTGCACACCGGACGGGCAGGTGGTTTCGCAGTTGCGGCAGGTCAGGCAGCGGTCCAGGTGCTCCTGGGTCTTGGCTGTGACTTCGTTACCTTCGAGCATCTGCTTGATCAGGTAGATACGCCCGCGCGGGCCGTCCAGCTCGTCGCCGAGCAGCTGGTAGGTCGGGCACGTGGCGTTGCAGAAGCCGCAGTGTACGCAGGAGCGCAGAATGCGTTCGGCTTCCTCGGCGCGCGGCAGGCGCTTGGCCTGTTCACTCAAATTGGTCTGCACGTCTTATACCTCGGCGTACATGCGGCCAGGGTTGAAGATGCCCTGGGGGTCGAGCTGGTTTTTCAGCTGGCGCTGGTAGCGCAGCAGCGGTGCAGCCAGCGGCTGGAAAGGTTGTGCCTGGCCGGCAGCGAAGCAGGTGGCGTGGCCGCCGAGCTTGGCCGTGACGCGCTGGATCAGCTCACCGTCGGCGTCGGTCTTGAGCCAGCGCTGCGCGCCGCCCCAGTCGATCAGCTGGCGGCCGGGCACATCGAGAATGCCGCTGTTGGCCGGCAGCGACAGGCGCCACAGCGTGCCGCTGGCGCTGAAGAACGGCAGGCGCTGTTCGCGCAGCTCATGCCAGTAGCCGTTGTCGATCTCCTCGCCACCGAGGCGTTGGCGCGCGGCCTGAACCGAGCCTTCGCCGCCTTCCAGGCGCAGGTGCAGCGCAGCACCGTCATGGCTGGCGGCGCTGATCGGCAATGGCTGCTGGCCCCATTCGGCGAGTTTGTTCAGGGCATGCAGGGCGTCCACTTCCAGGCGCAAGCTGAGCACCTGGCGCGGTTTGGGCAGCACCTTGATCGACACCTCGGCGAGCAGGCCGAGGCAGCCGAAGCTGCCGGCCATCAGGCGTGACAGGTCGTAGCCGGCGACGTTCTTCATCACCTCGCCGCCGAAGCGCAGCAGCTTGCCCTGGCCGGTGATCACCCGAGTGCCGAGCACCTGATCACGCACCGAGCCGGCCCAGGGGCGGCGCGGGCCGGACAGCCCGGCGGCAACCATGCCGCCCAGGGTGGCGCCATCGCCCAGATGCGGCGGTTCGCACGGCAACATCTGGTTGTTCGCCTCCAGCGCGGCCTCGATCTCGGCCAGCGGCGTGCCGGCGCGGGCACTGAGCACCAGTTCGGTGGGGTCGTAGTTGACGATCCCGCGATGCTGGCGGGTGTCCAGCACTTCACCCGGGGTGGCGCGACCCAGATGGGCCTTGCTGCCGCTGCCCTGGATGCGCAGCGGCGTGGCGCTGTTGAGCGCGTGGTTGACCTGTTCCAGCAGCGCGGCGCTGGCATCGAAATCATGCTGCATCAGAAGCGCTCCAGTTCCGGGAAGGGCAGTTGGCCGTGGTGCACGTGCATGGCGCCGAACTCGGCGCAGCGGTGCAGGGTGGGGATGTTCTTGCCCGGATTGAGCAGGCCGCTGGGGTCGAACGCCGCCTTCACCGCGTGGAACAGAGTGATCTCGTCGCTGTTGAACTGTGCGCACATCTGGTTGATCTTCTCGCGGCCGACGCCGTGTTCGCCGGTGATGCTGCCGCCGACCTTGACGCAGAGTTCGAGGATCTTGCCGCCGATGGCTTCGGCGCGCTCCAGTTCGCCAGGCACGTTGGCATCGAAGAGGATCAGCGGGTGCATGTTGCCGTCGCCGGCATGGAACACGTTGGCCACGCGCAGGCCGTACTCCTCGGACAGCTCGGCGATGCCGCGCAAAACACCGGGCAGCTCGCGGCGCGGGATGGTGCCGTCCATGCAGTAGTAGTCCGGCGAGATGCGCCCGACTGCGGGGAAGGCGTTCTTGCGTCCGGCCCAGAATTTCACCCGCTCGGCTTCGTCGCGGGCCAGGCGCACGTCGGTGGCGCCGGCCTTTTCCAGCACCTCACGCACGCGCTCGCAGTCGTCGGCGACGTCGGCCTCCACTCCGTCCAGCTCGCAGAGCAGGATGGCTTCGGCCTCCACCGGGTAACCGGCGTGAATAAAGTCTTCGGCGGCGCGAATCGCCAGGTTGTCCATCATCTCCAGGCCGCCGGGGATGATGCCGGCGGCGATGATGTCACCCACGGCGAGGCCGGCCTTTTCCACCGAGTCGAAGGCCGCCAGCAGCACCTTGGCCACCTGCGGCTTGGGCAGCAGCTTGACCGTCACCTCGGTGACGATGCCGAGCATGCCTTCGGAGCCGGTGAACAGCGCCAGCAGGTCGAAGCCCGGCGCGTCCAGGGCATCGCTGCCGAGGGTCATGAACTCGCCTTCGACGGTGAGGATGTCCACCTTGAGCAGGTTGTGCACGGTCAGGCCGTACTTCAGGCAGTGCACGCCGCCGGCGTTCTCGGCGACGTTGCCGCCGATGGAACAGGCGATCTGCGAGGATGGGTCGGGGGCGTAATACAGGTCGAAGGGCGCGGCGGCCTGGGAGATCGCCAGGTTGCGCACGCCAGGTTGCACGCGGGCGAAGCGACCCTCGCGGTTGATCTCGAGAATCTGGTTGAAGCGCGCCATCACCAGCAGGATGCCCTGCTCCAGCGGCAGCGCGCCGCCGGACAGGCCGGTGCCGGCACCGCGGGCGACCACCGGCACGCCACGGGCGTGGCAGAGCTTGAGCAGCTGCTGCACCTGCTCGATGCGCTCGGGCAGCACCACCAGCATGGGCGTGGTGCGATAGGCGGACAGGCCATCGCACTCGTAAGGCTTGAGGTCTTCCTGGGTGTGCAGGATGTCGAGGTCGGGCAGGTGCTGGCGCAACTCGGTCAGCAGCGCGGCCTTGTCGACCTTGGGCAG harbors:
- the glcF gene encoding glycolate oxidase subunit GlcF; this translates as MQTNLSEQAKRLPRAEEAERILRSCVHCGFCNATCPTYQLLGDELDGPRGRIYLIKQMLEGNEVTAKTQEHLDRCLTCRNCETTCPSGVQYHNLLDIGREVAESQVARPLNERLLRQGLRTVVPRPALFKALTQTGLALRPLLPAALKAKLPREIRPAKPRPTTQHTRRVLMLEGCVQPGLSPNTNAASARVLDRLGISVTPIREAGCCGAVDYHLNAQEAGVQRARQNIDAWWPTIEAGAEAIVQTASGCGAFVKDYGHLLASDPAYASKAARVSALAKDLVEVLQGEALEQLQVRAEQRLAFHCPCTLQHAQKLGGAVEGVLTRLGFGLTAVPDSHLCCGSAGTYSLTQPELSRQLRDNKLNALESGKPDAIVTANIGCQTHLDGAGRTPVRHWIEIVEEAMG
- the glcE gene encoding glycolate oxidase subunit GlcE; protein product: MQHDFDASAALLEQVNHALNSATPLRIQGSGSKAHLGRATPGEVLDTRQHRGIVNYDPTELVLSARAGTPLAEIEAALEANNQMLPCEPPHLGDGATLGGMVAAGLSGPRRPWAGSVRDQVLGTRVITGQGKLLRFGGEVMKNVAGYDLSRLMAGSFGCLGLLAEVSIKVLPKPRQVLSLRLEVDALHALNKLAEWGQQPLPISAASHDGAALHLRLEGGEGSVQAARQRLGGEEIDNGYWHELREQRLPFFSASGTLWRLSLPANSGILDVPGRQLIDWGGAQRWLKTDADGELIQRVTAKLGGHATCFAAGQAQPFQPLAAPLLRYQRQLKNQLDPQGIFNPGRMYAEV
- the glcD gene encoding glycolate oxidase subunit GlcD: MSILYDERVDGALPKVDKAALLTELRQHLPDLDILHTQEDLKPYECDGLSAYRTTPMLVVLPERIEQVQQLLKLCHARGVPVVARGAGTGLSGGALPLEQGILLVMARFNQILEINREGRFARVQPGVRNLAISQAAAPFDLYYAPDPSSQIACSIGGNVAENAGGVHCLKYGLTVHNLLKVDILTVEGEFMTLGSDALDAPGFDLLALFTGSEGMLGIVTEVTVKLLPKPQVAKVLLAAFDSVEKAGLAVGDIIAAGIIPGGLEMMDNLAIRAAEDFIHAGYPVEAEAILLCELDGVEADVADDCERVREVLEKAGATDVRLARDEAERVKFWAGRKNAFPAVGRISPDYYCMDGTIPRRELPGVLRGIAELSEEYGLRVANVFHAGDGNMHPLILFDANVPGELERAEAIGGKILELCVKVGGSITGEHGVGREKINQMCAQFNSDEITLFHAVKAAFDPSGLLNPGKNIPTLHRCAEFGAMHVHHGQLPFPELERF